Proteins encoded in a region of the Acidobacteriota bacterium genome:
- a CDS encoding BMC domain-containing protein, whose product MAELSGEAWGMIETKGLVAMIEAADAMVKAANVTLVGWEKKIGAGYVTAIVQGDVAAVKAATDAGAAAARRIGEVISVHVIPRPAAGLSRAVPLPGLPANA is encoded by the coding sequence ATGGCAGAACTCAGCGGCGAAGCGTGGGGCATGATCGAAACCAAGGGCTTGGTGGCGATGATCGAAGCGGCTGACGCCATGGTCAAAGCCGCGAACGTCACCCTGGTCGGCTGGGAAAAAAAAATCGGCGCCGGCTACGTCACCGCCATCGTGCAGGGCGACGTCGCCGCCGTCAAAGCCGCCACCGATGCCGGCGCCGCTGCCGCCCGCCGCATCGGCGAGGTGATCTCGGTCCACGTCATTCCGCGTCCCGCTGCCGGCCTTTCGCGCGCTGTGCCACTGCCCGGCCTGCCTGCCAACGCCTGA
- a CDS encoding ethanolamine utilization protein EutN yields MQLARVIGTVVATRKDPRLEGFKLLVARLQNAEGKDEAGYVVAVDTVGAGAGERVLIVQGSSARMARDGQEKPIDAAIVGIVDTVEPVR; encoded by the coding sequence ATGCAACTGGCCCGCGTCATCGGCACCGTCGTCGCCACCCGCAAAGATCCCCGCCTTGAAGGATTCAAGCTGTTGGTTGCCCGCCTGCAGAACGCTGAAGGCAAGGATGAAGCCGGCTATGTCGTGGCCGTCGATACGGTCGGCGCTGGGGCGGGAGAGCGTGTACTCATCGTCCAGGGCAGCTCCGCCCGCATGGCCCGCGACGGCCAGGAAAAACCCATTGACGCCGCCATCGTCGGCATCGTTGACACCGTCGAACCGGTGCGCTAA
- a CDS encoding polymer-forming cytoskeletal protein, translating to MWKSQNERETPAPPAKPQSVNPPAAPMPVSSAPAPQRVSSGGSERATHLSKTIQLKGTVSGNEDLFVDGKLEGSVELPKNVLTIGANGQVQANVNAREVIILGKLNGNVIAADRVEIKAQGALTGDVSAARISIEDGAFFKGGIDIRKPGNVNTAKASA from the coding sequence ATGTGGAAGAGCCAGAATGAGCGGGAGACTCCCGCACCGCCCGCCAAACCGCAAAGTGTCAACCCGCCGGCGGCTCCTATGCCGGTCAGTTCGGCCCCGGCGCCGCAGCGTGTGAGCAGCGGAGGATCCGAGCGCGCCACGCACCTGAGCAAGACCATTCAGCTCAAGGGCACGGTCAGCGGCAACGAAGACCTCTTTGTGGACGGCAAACTGGAGGGCTCCGTCGAGCTGCCGAAAAACGTCCTCACCATCGGCGCCAATGGCCAGGTGCAGGCCAACGTCAATGCCCGCGAAGTGATTATTCTCGGCAAGCTGAACGGCAACGTCATTGCCGCCGACCGGGTGGAGATCAAGGCCCAGGGCGCGCTCACCGGCGATGTGAGCGCGGCGCGCATCAGCATTGAAGACGGCGCTTTTTTCAAGGGCGGCATCGACATCCGCAAGCCGGGCAACGTCAACACCGCCAAAGCCTCGGCGTAG
- a CDS encoding glutamyl-tRNA reductase codes for MARPPVGVSDAGVLRHRPGRLVCQWHEPGAFPFSAMSLHLLGISHHTAPLEQREPLALPASALPAALELLAAQPEVCEGMLLSTCNRVEVLVAAEEGVAPDLFAFLAAATGQPRLPQVQHFYQLQNAAAIRHVFRVAASLDSLVVGEPQILGQFKQAFAAAQAAGLAGSEIEAVAARAFHAAKRVRTETAIAAQPVSVSQAAVDLARQIFGDLSHKTVLLLGAGLIGTAAARYLLAQGATRLLVLNRTFAHARELAEKCSGEAHPLERLAELGELADVVISCTGAPQPLVTRADAARFLARRHGRPMLFLDLAVPRDIEPSVHQLENAFVYNVDDLDQVVSTHLHERRQEAALGEAIIEEEVQTYLQRRQAQDVTPLLRALQDRAEALRAAEWERSRKRLGLLSPEQADAIEALTRSLMNKWLHEPLVQVKEAAQAPAAERPLLLAWAARLFGLRQPAAREDARSAKAGQPVGRE; via the coding sequence ATGGCGCGGCCGCCGGTCGGCGTATCTGACGCTGGCGTGCTTCGCCATCGCCCTGGCCGGCTGGTTTGCCAATGGCATGAGCCAGGTGCATTCCCTTTTTCTGCAATGAGCCTGCATCTCCTCGGCATCAGTCACCACACCGCGCCGCTCGAACAGCGTGAGCCGCTGGCGCTGCCCGCCTCGGCGCTGCCGGCGGCGCTGGAATTGCTGGCGGCGCAGCCGGAGGTCTGCGAGGGCATGCTGCTGTCGACCTGCAACCGGGTAGAGGTACTGGTGGCCGCCGAAGAGGGCGTGGCGCCCGATTTGTTCGCCTTTCTCGCGGCGGCCACCGGCCAGCCCCGTCTGCCGCAAGTCCAGCACTTCTATCAGCTTCAGAACGCCGCCGCCATCCGCCACGTGTTTCGCGTCGCCGCCAGCCTGGATTCGCTGGTGGTGGGCGAGCCGCAAATCCTGGGCCAGTTCAAGCAGGCCTTTGCGGCCGCGCAGGCCGCCGGCCTGGCGGGTTCCGAGATCGAAGCCGTCGCCGCGCGCGCCTTTCATGCGGCCAAGCGGGTGCGCACCGAGACCGCCATCGCCGCGCAGCCGGTAAGCGTGAGCCAGGCCGCCGTCGACCTGGCCCGGCAGATCTTTGGCGATCTCAGCCATAAGACCGTCCTGCTGCTGGGGGCAGGCCTGATCGGCACCGCCGCCGCCCGCTACCTGCTGGCGCAAGGCGCCACCCGCCTGCTGGTCCTGAACCGCACCTTCGCGCATGCGCGGGAGCTGGCGGAAAAATGCAGTGGGGAGGCTCACCCTCTGGAGCGCCTCGCGGAGTTGGGCGAGCTGGCCGATGTCGTTATTTCCTGCACCGGTGCGCCGCAACCCCTGGTCACGCGCGCCGACGCCGCACGCTTTCTGGCCCGCCGGCACGGCCGCCCCATGCTGTTTCTCGATCTCGCCGTGCCGCGCGATATCGAGCCCAGCGTGCATCAGCTTGAAAACGCCTTCGTCTATAACGTCGATGATCTCGATCAGGTCGTCAGCACCCATCTCCACGAACGGCGGCAGGAAGCCGCCCTGGGCGAAGCCATCATCGAAGAAGAAGTGCAAACCTATCTCCAGCGCCGGCAGGCGCAGGACGTGACCCCGCTGCTGCGCGCGCTGCAGGACCGCGCCGAGGCCCTGCGCGCCGCCGAATGGGAACGCTCGCGCAAGCGCCTCGGCTTGCTCAGCCCGGAACAAGCCGATGCCATAGAAGCCCTGACGCGCAGCCTCATGAACAAGTGGCTGCACGAACCGCTGGTGCAGGTAAAAGAAGCGGCGCAGGCGCCCGCCGCCGAGCGTCCGCTGCTGCTCGCCTGGGCCGCGCGGCTGTTCGGCCTGCGCCAGCCGGCCGCCCGCGAAGACGCGCGCAGCGCCAAAGCCGGTCAGCCGGTGGGGCGGGAATGA
- a CDS encoding ethanolamine utilization protein EutN translates to MIVGRVIGEVVATQKHPSHEGRKLLLIEPEALADGQLPARGTPAGGAALIALDAVDAGVGERVLVVLDGYAAMTAVDRPHAPIDAAVIGILDHLDLA, encoded by the coding sequence ATGATCGTCGGCCGCGTCATCGGCGAAGTCGTCGCCACCCAGAAGCATCCCAGCCACGAAGGCCGCAAGCTGCTTCTCATCGAACCGGAGGCGCTCGCCGATGGCCAGCTTCCGGCGCGCGGCACGCCCGCCGGAGGAGCAGCCCTGATTGCCCTGGATGCGGTTGACGCTGGCGTCGGCGAACGCGTCCTGGTCGTGCTCGACGGCTATGCCGCCATGACCGCCGTCGACCGCCCCCACGCCCCCATCGACGCTGCGGTCATCGGCATCCTCGACCACCTCGATTTAGCCTAA
- a CDS encoding LPS-assembly protein LptD, producing the protein MWARVRLPSLIILGVATVFGLTQPARPQAGNQSSNPPQTRPKRTFPLQGALQRGAIVTLAADRISASLVPGHTVYRATGNVDLTLGASRLSADQMTYNAQTGEAVAIGHVAFDSVAEQTHIEGTRATYNFLRSTGEFDDFHGVSGIRLRGRQPTALASNPLVFSGRKLERLGPDVYRLEDGTLTSCTLSSPKWIFSAQQVTVELGKNAKLRHVVFRLFDVPIFYAPFLTYSTTRTGRHSGILVPVVSKSNVKGYVLGDSYFWAAAPNVNVTAGGEWYSARGWADHVHIASRPTLNSDLDLQLDGVFDHGLALSRGGRLHQGGQELHVTGDHTAANGFRTVLDVDYLSSYLYRLVFKNTFAEAINSEAISTGFSEKQWNGEDLTVAGHRYQDFLGTTPNASLNLTALPSFDWNAYAQPLTRHWPLYFSWDANAGLLDRNEPDFVTGIMPRLNFTPHLRLPIATSVGTFTGDVSVNSTFYSERQAASPSPTAAPLLLSGDLWRNAYGADIEWRPPALAKVYSGPGGLLGDRLEHVFEPEIGYHVTGGVQDANDVIRFDALDILSNTRELDYGFTNRLLTATGPKGRSRELLSWTLLQKYYFDPTFGGALQPGQRNVFLATALLSPFAAEALPLHYSPLSSILRVSPFARFDGVWRLDYDSHNHQISASAFTGNFHFGNAFISGSDYLLRPLPGAASGLTLPRYNQLRLGMGYGDITQPGTSVGGNVAYDAHGGQLLYTTFQLSHNWDCCGFSVEYRRFALASVRRENQILFSFTLANIATFGNLKRQNQVF; encoded by the coding sequence ATGTGGGCACGTGTGCGTCTGCCATCTTTGATTATCCTCGGCGTAGCCACCGTTTTTGGCCTCACCCAGCCCGCCCGGCCCCAGGCGGGGAATCAAAGCAGTAACCCTCCCCAAACGCGGCCGAAGCGTACATTCCCCTTGCAAGGCGCCCTGCAGCGCGGCGCCATCGTGACCCTGGCTGCCGACCGCATCTCCGCCAGTCTCGTACCCGGTCACACGGTATATCGTGCCACAGGTAACGTGGATCTCACTCTGGGCGCTTCGCGGCTCAGTGCCGACCAGATGACCTACAACGCTCAGACCGGCGAAGCCGTGGCCATCGGCCATGTCGCCTTTGACAGCGTGGCCGAGCAGACGCACATCGAGGGCACGCGCGCCACCTACAACTTCCTGCGCTCGACCGGGGAATTCGACGATTTCCATGGCGTGAGCGGCATCCGCTTGCGCGGGCGCCAGCCCACCGCGCTCGCCTCCAATCCCCTGGTCTTCTCCGGGCGCAAACTGGAGCGCCTCGGCCCCGACGTCTACCGGCTGGAAGACGGCACCTTGACTTCCTGCACTCTGTCCAGCCCCAAATGGATCTTCAGCGCGCAACAGGTCACCGTCGAGTTGGGCAAGAACGCCAAACTCCGCCACGTCGTCTTCCGTCTTTTTGACGTGCCCATTTTCTACGCGCCCTTTCTGACCTATTCGACCACCCGCACCGGCCGCCACAGCGGCATTCTCGTGCCCGTCGTAAGCAAGAGCAACGTCAAGGGCTATGTGCTCGGCGACTCTTATTTTTGGGCGGCGGCTCCCAACGTAAACGTGACCGCCGGCGGCGAATGGTACAGCGCCCGCGGCTGGGCCGACCACGTCCACATTGCCAGCCGTCCCACCCTAAACTCCGATCTCGACCTGCAACTGGACGGCGTTTTCGATCACGGCCTGGCGCTGAGCCGTGGCGGCCGCCTGCACCAAGGAGGTCAGGAACTGCACGTCACCGGCGACCACACGGCCGCCAATGGCTTCCGGACCGTGCTCGACGTGGACTATCTCTCGTCTTACCTGTACCGCCTCGTTTTCAAGAACACCTTTGCCGAAGCCATCAACTCCGAAGCCATTTCCACCGGGTTTTCCGAAAAGCAATGGAACGGCGAGGACCTCACCGTCGCCGGCCATCGCTATCAGGACTTCCTTGGAACCACTCCTAATGCCAGCTTGAACCTGACCGCACTGCCCAGCTTCGACTGGAACGCCTATGCCCAGCCGCTGACGCGCCATTGGCCGCTGTATTTTTCCTGGGATGCCAACGCCGGGCTGCTCGACCGCAACGAGCCGGATTTCGTCACCGGCATCATGCCGCGGCTGAATTTCACACCGCATCTGCGCCTCCCGATCGCGACCTCCGTCGGTACGTTTACCGGCGACGTTTCGGTCAACTCAACCTTCTACTCCGAACGCCAGGCCGCATCTCCGTCCCCCACGGCCGCGCCGCTGCTGCTCTCCGGCGATTTGTGGCGCAACGCTTATGGTGCCGATATCGAATGGCGCCCGCCCGCGCTCGCCAAAGTTTATTCCGGTCCCGGCGGTCTGCTCGGCGACCGCCTGGAGCACGTCTTTGAACCCGAAATCGGCTATCACGTTACCGGTGGCGTGCAGGATGCCAACGACGTGATCCGTTTCGATGCCCTCGACATTCTCTCCAACACGCGCGAGCTCGACTATGGCTTTACCAACCGCCTATTGACGGCCACCGGTCCCAAAGGCCGCTCCCGTGAGCTGCTCTCCTGGACGCTGTTGCAGAAGTACTACTTCGATCCCACCTTTGGCGGCGCGCTGCAGCCGGGCCAACGCAATGTATTTCTGGCGACCGCTTTGCTGTCACCCTTTGCCGCTGAGGCGCTGCCGTTGCACTATTCGCCCCTGAGTTCGATTTTGCGCGTCTCTCCGTTCGCCCGCTTCGACGGCGTATGGCGCCTGGATTATGACAGCCATAATCACCAGATCAGCGCCAGCGCTTTCACCGGAAATTTTCACTTCGGCAACGCCTTCATCTCCGGCAGCGATTATCTGCTGCGCCCGCTGCCGGGCGCTGCTTCCGGCCTGACCCTTCCACGTTACAACCAACTGCGTCTGGGCATGGGCTACGGCGACATCACCCAGCCGGGCACCAGCGTTGGCGGCAACGTCGCCTACGACGCCCATGGCGGCCAGTTGCTGTACACCACCTTTCAGCTCAGTCATAACTGGGACTGTTGCGGCTTTTCGGTGGAATACCGCCGCTTCGCACTGGCGTCGGTGCGCCGTGAGAACCAGATTCTGTTCAGCTTCACGCTGGCGAATATCGCCACCTTCGGCAATCTCAAGCGCCAAAACCAAGTGTTCTAG
- the queA gene encoding tRNA preQ1(34) S-adenosylmethionine ribosyltransferase-isomerase QueA: MRLSEFDYELPPERIAQQPPEERDAARMLVLHRADGRLEDRRFRELPELLAPGDLLVANDSRVFPARLLGQRASGGKVEVLLLEPQGGVEWTALVHPGARLDVGARLSFDEGLEAEIVARGTRGERRLRFSGVEHLSAWLETHGHVPLPPYIRRPDEAMDRERYQTIYAHEAGSAAAPTAGLHFTPRVQAVLLERGIRWTAVSLHVGLGTFQPVVSEEIEQHPMHTERFSVSESAAAALNRARAESKRIVAIGTTAARVLETIAPEPGAAFRAQSGATGIYIYPGGRPFRAVDALLTNFHAPRTTLLMMIAAFAGMEPVRAAYQHALAGGYRFLSYGDCMLML; encoded by the coding sequence ATGCGTCTGAGCGAATTTGATTACGAGTTGCCGCCGGAACGGATCGCGCAGCAGCCGCCGGAGGAGCGCGATGCGGCGCGGATGCTGGTGTTGCACCGCGCCGATGGACGCCTAGAAGACCGGCGGTTTCGCGAGCTGCCCGAGCTGCTGGCGCCGGGGGACTTGCTGGTGGCGAACGACTCGCGCGTATTTCCGGCGCGGTTGCTGGGGCAGCGGGCGAGCGGCGGAAAGGTGGAAGTGCTGCTGCTGGAGCCCCAGGGCGGTGTTGAGTGGACGGCGCTGGTGCATCCGGGGGCGCGGCTGGACGTGGGCGCGCGGTTGTCTTTTGACGAAGGATTAGAGGCCGAGATTGTTGCACGTGGAACACGGGGCGAGCGGAGGCTACGGTTTTCCGGCGTTGAACACCTGAGCGCGTGGCTGGAAACGCACGGGCACGTGCCGCTGCCGCCGTATATCCGGCGGCCGGACGAGGCGATGGACCGCGAGCGCTATCAGACCATTTACGCGCACGAAGCGGGTTCGGCCGCGGCGCCGACGGCGGGTTTGCATTTTACGCCGCGGGTGCAGGCGGTGCTGCTGGAGCGGGGCATCCGGTGGACGGCGGTGAGTCTGCACGTGGGGCTGGGGACGTTTCAGCCGGTGGTAAGCGAGGAGATCGAGCAGCACCCGATGCACACCGAACGCTTCTCGGTAAGCGAGAGCGCGGCGGCGGCGCTGAACCGGGCGCGGGCGGAGAGCAAGCGGATCGTGGCGATTGGCACGACCGCGGCGCGGGTGCTGGAGACGATCGCGCCGGAGCCGGGCGCCGCATTCCGGGCGCAGAGCGGGGCGACGGGTATTTACATTTATCCCGGCGGTCGGCCGTTCCGGGCCGTAGATGCGCTGCTGACCAATTTCCACGCGCCCAGGACAACGCTGCTGATGATGATCGCGGCGTTCGCCGGAATGGAGCCCGTGCGGGCCGCCTACCAGCACGCCCTCGCCGGCGGCTACCGCTTCCTGAGCTACGGCGACTGCATGCTGATGCTGTAA
- the thiL gene encoding thiamine-phosphate kinase — MLPERTWLQWVRRQALAFAPTRRSELRLGIGDDAALVRPRRGRELVLTTDLLVEDVHFLRARDPAPACGRRLATRALSDLAAMGAEPLALLVSAALPPDLPTAWARGFYRGFLAACREAGATLIGGDSSASLHGIVLDAVGVGQVPAGKAFRRTGARPGDRIFVSGPLGEAAWGRELVHDQQPMASAAARHARARHLRPRARWELGAALRGRASAAMDLSDGLAVDLDHLCRESGVGAEILADSLPAPAGLQRALYGGEDYELLFTLPPHRRLPRASGHREIGRIIAGSGCWLRDTSGRRRRLSPRGWQHWA; from the coding sequence ATGCTGCCCGAGCGCACATGGCTGCAATGGGTTCGCCGTCAGGCGCTGGCTTTCGCCCCCACCCGGCGCTCCGAGCTGCGCCTGGGCATCGGCGATGATGCCGCTCTCGTGCGGCCGCGCCGGGGGCGGGAGCTGGTGCTCACTACCGATTTGCTGGTCGAAGATGTCCATTTTCTGCGCGCCCGTGACCCCGCGCCCGCGTGCGGCCGTCGCCTCGCTACCCGCGCCCTGAGCGATCTGGCGGCCATGGGCGCCGAGCCGCTCGCCCTGCTGGTTTCCGCCGCGCTACCGCCCGATTTACCCACGGCTTGGGCACGCGGCTTCTATCGGGGATTCCTGGCCGCCTGCCGCGAGGCCGGCGCCACCTTGATCGGCGGCGACAGTAGTGCCTCGCTCCACGGCATTGTTCTCGATGCCGTCGGCGTCGGCCAGGTGCCTGCCGGCAAGGCGTTTCGCCGAACTGGCGCGCGGCCCGGCGACCGGATTTTTGTTTCTGGCCCCCTCGGCGAAGCCGCTTGGGGCCGCGAGCTGGTGCACGATCAGCAGCCGATGGCGAGCGCCGCCGCCCGCCATGCCCGCGCGCGGCATCTGCGCCCCCGCGCGCGATGGGAGTTGGGAGCGGCGCTGCGCGGCCGCGCCAGCGCAGCCATGGATTTGAGCGATGGCTTGGCCGTTGACTTGGACCATCTTTGCCGCGAAAGCGGCGTGGGCGCAGAAATCCTCGCCGACTCGCTCCCGGCGCCCGCCGGCCTGCAACGCGCGCTTTATGGCGGCGAAGATTACGAGCTGCTGTTTACGCTGCCACCCCACCGCCGCTTGCCTCGCGCATCCGGCCACCGCGAAATCGGTCGCATCATCGCCGGCTCCGGCTGCTGGCTGCGCGATACCTCCGGACGGCGACGGCGTTTGTCCCCGCGCGGCTGGCAACACTGGGCCTGA
- a CDS encoding class II aldolase/adducin family protein, whose amino-acid sequence MADEHAQAPEAIEAAARADILRIGQFLHQKSLVAASDGNISVRLPGGRILATPTSMSKGLMTDADLVVTDLEGRKLEGTRNPSSEMAMHLLIYQLRPEINGVVHAHPPAATGFAAAGIPLNQALLAEVVLALGCIPLAAYGTTGTPELSATLRPLIPHYDAILMANHGVVCYGEDVWKAYFKMETVEHFARIALVTHLLGRQNLLGREEVDKLLIARQRYEGVTSAAALSPTCPVVAEAPQLPAAASPPALNFANGKRRW is encoded by the coding sequence ATGGCAGACGAGCACGCCCAAGCCCCCGAAGCGATCGAGGCCGCCGCACGCGCCGACATCCTGCGCATCGGCCAGTTTTTGCACCAGAAAAGCCTCGTCGCCGCAAGCGACGGCAACATCTCCGTCCGCCTGCCCGGCGGCCGCATTCTCGCCACGCCCACCTCGATGAGTAAGGGCCTGATGACCGACGCCGACCTGGTCGTCACCGATCTCGAAGGCCGCAAGCTTGAAGGCACTCGCAATCCTTCCAGCGAAATGGCCATGCATCTGCTCATTTACCAGCTCCGCCCCGAAATCAACGGCGTCGTTCATGCCCATCCGCCCGCCGCCACCGGCTTTGCCGCCGCCGGCATTCCGCTCAACCAGGCGCTGCTCGCCGAAGTCGTGCTCGCTCTCGGCTGCATTCCCCTCGCCGCCTACGGCACCACCGGCACGCCCGAGCTCTCCGCCACCCTTCGCCCGCTCATCCCGCACTACGACGCCATCCTCATGGCCAATCACGGCGTGGTCTGCTACGGCGAAGACGTCTGGAAAGCCTACTTCAAGATGGAGACGGTCGAGCACTTTGCCCGTATCGCGCTGGTCACCCATCTGCTCGGCCGCCAGAACCTGCTCGGCCGGGAAGAAGTCGACAAGCTCCTGATCGCCCGCCAGCGTTACGAAGGCGTTACCAGCGCCGCCGCCCTCTCGCCCACTTGCCCGGTCGTGGCCGAAGCCCCCCAGCTCCCTGCGGCGGCCTCTCCGCCCGCCCTGAACTTTGCCAATGGCAAGCGCCGCTGGTAA
- a CDS encoding RNA methyltransferase translates to MEQQTEQRAEVARFCDNWKVPQEPTPIGRHHGLLTEFRRAFREGPPETPLAMEGPRLVGEALRSGVQLEKVLFSRRGLEQQGAKLLPQLSKHTEVAVAEDAVFAGAMDAEHPQGVAALAAWAAAKLEAVFGERALIVAAAGLQDPGNLGTLIRAADAFGASGVVALADTVSPFNAKAVRASAGSLFHLPVAARVTAEDLIAACRSRGVRLVATGARGGVAPAEAGLEGPVCLMIGQEAAGVPRALLRAADATVSIPIASRVESLNAAMAGAILLFEAGRVRGH, encoded by the coding sequence ATGGAACAGCAAACGGAACAGCGCGCGGAGGTGGCAAGATTTTGTGACAATTGGAAGGTGCCGCAAGAACCGACTCCTATTGGGCGCCATCATGGGCTACTGACCGAATTCCGCCGGGCGTTTCGCGAGGGACCGCCGGAGACGCCGCTGGCGATGGAGGGGCCGCGACTGGTCGGCGAAGCGCTGCGCAGCGGCGTGCAACTGGAGAAGGTGCTGTTCAGCCGGCGCGGCCTGGAGCAGCAGGGCGCGAAGCTGCTGCCGCAACTTTCCAAACACACCGAGGTTGCCGTGGCTGAAGACGCGGTATTCGCCGGGGCGATGGATGCGGAGCATCCGCAGGGCGTGGCGGCGCTCGCGGCATGGGCGGCGGCGAAGCTGGAGGCGGTATTCGGCGAGCGGGCGTTAATCGTGGCGGCGGCGGGGTTGCAGGATCCCGGCAATCTGGGAACGCTGATCCGGGCGGCGGACGCGTTTGGAGCGAGCGGGGTGGTGGCACTGGCGGATACGGTGAGTCCGTTCAATGCCAAGGCGGTGCGGGCGAGCGCGGGATCGCTGTTTCATTTGCCGGTTGCGGCGAGGGTGACGGCGGAAGATCTGATCGCGGCGTGCCGCAGCCGGGGCGTGCGGCTGGTGGCAACCGGGGCGCGCGGCGGCGTGGCGCCTGCCGAAGCCGGCCTCGAGGGTCCGGTGTGCCTGATGATCGGGCAGGAAGCGGCGGGCGTGCCGCGGGCGCTGCTGCGCGCGGCGGATGCGACGGTGAGCATTCCCATCGCCAGCCGTGTGGAGTCGCTCAACGCGGCGATGGCGGGGGCGATCTTACTTTTTGAGGCGGGCCGGGTGCGGGGCCATTGA
- a CDS encoding ethanolamine utilization protein EutN yields MFLARISGTVVSTAKDDALRGYKLLLIQPLNAQGAAVGHTQVALDAVGAGVGEIVYICRGKEASFAWQGDTPTEATIVGIVDPAANRAWLPEAAR; encoded by the coding sequence GTGTTTCTCGCCCGCATTTCCGGCACGGTCGTTTCCACCGCCAAAGACGATGCCCTGCGCGGTTATAAATTGCTGCTGATCCAGCCGCTCAACGCTCAAGGGGCCGCCGTCGGCCACACCCAGGTCGCCCTCGACGCCGTCGGCGCAGGCGTGGGCGAAATCGTCTACATCTGCCGCGGCAAAGAAGCCAGCTTTGCCTGGCAGGGCGACACGCCCACCGAAGCGACTATCGTCGGCATCGTCGATCCCGCCGCCAACCGCGCTTGGCTGCCGGAGGCCGCTCGATGA
- a CDS encoding RDD family protein translates to MANLRNDDPPGLLPPLPAWRREVRERVEAYRASHPQPPRGRPARVSEAGLTPDAGADERVLPFQLQPALLVRTGTGSVEPIADPVPLAEPVPIRKPEPVAEKRESATEPVWSNQSEYLQLPLPMGATAAVAAGHLPVDVAPPGLRLQAGLTDALVVIVAAVLFALAGWASQNFPALSSGELRRLLPALVAVPAGLAAVYLLLCAYAGGATVGMRRHGLAVRGWDGPLTPEARRRRGWASVVSLVALGLGFFWILCDRQHLSWHDAMSRTCVVLAPPEE, encoded by the coding sequence ATGGCGAATCTGCGTAACGATGATCCTCCCGGCTTGTTGCCGCCGCTGCCCGCGTGGCGGCGCGAGGTGCGCGAGCGCGTAGAGGCTTACCGCGCCAGTCACCCGCAGCCACCGCGCGGCAGACCCGCGCGAGTCAGCGAGGCCGGGCTGACGCCCGACGCCGGCGCGGACGAGCGCGTGCTGCCCTTCCAGCTACAGCCGGCGCTGCTGGTGCGGACGGGAACGGGCTCGGTTGAACCGATTGCGGATCCGGTTCCTCTGGCGGAACCGGTGCCGATTCGCAAGCCCGAGCCAGTTGCCGAGAAACGGGAGAGTGCCACCGAACCGGTCTGGAGCAACCAGAGCGAATACTTGCAGCTTCCGCTGCCGATGGGCGCGACCGCCGCGGTGGCGGCGGGGCACTTGCCGGTCGACGTCGCGCCGCCGGGACTGCGCCTGCAGGCCGGCCTTACCGACGCGCTGGTGGTGATCGTGGCCGCCGTTTTGTTCGCCTTGGCCGGATGGGCGAGCCAGAATTTCCCGGCGCTTTCCAGCGGAGAACTGCGGCGGCTATTGCCCGCGCTGGTGGCCGTGCCCGCCGGTTTGGCGGCGGTGTACCTGCTGCTGTGTGCCTATGCCGGAGGAGCAACGGTCGGCATGCGCCGCCACGGTCTGGCGGTGCGCGGGTGGGATGGACCGCTGACGCCGGAAGCACGGCGGCGGCGGGGCTGGGCGAGCGTAGTTTCGCTGGTGGCGCTGGGTCTGGGCTTTTTCTGGATCCTGTGCGACCGGCAGCATTTGAGCTGGCATGACGCCATGTCGCGCACCTGCGTGGTGCTGGCGCCGCCGGAGGAGTAG